The genomic stretch ACGGGTGCTGCCAACAGCTCGATAATTCCCCCCACGATGCAGATCGTCCCCATGAAAAACACCAGTCTTGGCCAATATTTTCGATCTTTCTCACCATAATCATTCCTGATCTGACGAGATATACTTGCAACCAGCCCGATCAAACTCGTACAAATACAAGCCAACCCGGCCATCACGCTTCCGGCAACCAAATGATCACCCCCGGAGCCAGACAACAATACTATCGCCCAAACCCACGCTACCGTGGCAAACAAAACGGTTAACCCGATCAGCACCCTTTCCGTGGTAGTCGAGAAACCGTTAGGATTAATTTTATCACTTGTCCCATGCGAATTCACCGGAATAAGAGTGAATTTAGTAGATGAAGTTGCCGCCGTTGAAATACAAGCCGCAATCAACGACACTCCACAGATCACGTGTCCTGGGACAAATAAATTCTGCGGTTCAGGAGAACTGAACAAATAAATACCCCAGAGCATCGTTCCTAAAGCGAATAAATATCCCATACCGGGTAATAAATATTTCGCGACAGGATTATACGTGTGGATCAATTGCCGAATAATCGTAGCTGCCGTGGCAAACAACGCAATACAAAGTACGCCTAATGAAAATACGACCGGCCCCGCTACCCACCGTGCTTCATCATTCCCGTAACCAAAGATATACCCTCCAAAGAAAAAGCAAATCAACGCCATCAACAAGGGAATAAATCGAAACAATACACTAATTCCGTAATTCATAAGTCATTCATTTAAATTCCTATGAATATACGGTGATTAACATATTCGGTTACCCCGTTTACTTGAAAAAAATATAAAATAAGAAAAAGCCGTTCGCTACTCTTCGTTCAATACCCTCCACAACATATCTTTCAATTCCATGATTCCACTCCCCGTTACGGAAGAAATGAACACGTAGG from Butyricimonas virosa encodes the following:
- a CDS encoding DUF2776 family protein, yielding MNYGISVLFRFIPLLMALICFFFGGYIFGYGNDEARWVAGPVVFSLGVLCIALFATAATIIRQLIHTYNPVAKYLLPGMGYLFALGTMLWGIYLFSSPEPQNLFVPGHVICGVSLIAACISTAATSSTKFTLIPVNSHGTSDKINPNGFSTTTERVLIGLTVLFATVAWVWAIVLLSGSGGDHLVAGSVMAGLACICTSLIGLVASISRQIRNDYGEKDRKYWPRLVFFMGTICIVGGIIELLAAPVPVNTTGFILIGLGLVCFSISSKILLLAKVWRQECKLANRIPLIPVMTALFALFLGAFLFEEASVDNAFFVPSRVLIGLGGICFSLFSIVSILESGTSGK